The Fusarium falciforme chromosome 14, complete sequence sequence TTAGAAGCTTTACTGAGAGCATTGATGTTTGAGTTAATGGCAGTGGGAAGCAATTTCCTGGCGTGGCCTTTTCGCGTCTGTCGACACCACAAGAGATGTCATGAAAGCCGCCACAATGGGGATTGAATGGGTTCAATCAAGTATATACTACTTTAAATAGCCGAAAATATTGTCCAGACCATTTTGCAGCCATTATTTCCCGTTTATAGGGCTTTTCCTAAGATGGCCGTTCACATTGCACGACCCAAGAACTGACCTCAGGATTTGGGCATATTCCACCAGGAGGACTTATTAAGTGATATGAACTTACTCTAAAGAGTCTATCTGCTTTATTCGGGGTACATTTTCTCCGGGGCATGTGGATTAAAGGGCCTTTCATGAGTAGGCATGTGGCAGATATTACTCGCAAAACTTGACGCACCACAAGGAGGTCCCGATCCGAAAAAACAGAACACACTTAAGTTAGAAAGACTAACATATAAGAAACAGGCCGCCATAATCATTCAGTGCCACCTCTAAGTTTATTTCCTGGCTTGACACTTGTTCCATTTCATCGAGGACTACTACTCTTGAGGCCCCATGAAACAGCCACCCTCCACGCCGAATACTATGGGATGCGCGTGAGATCCAATTACACAACTAGTTTAACCCTACCTGCATTtcagtctatttataataagtccATGTATACCCCTGAGATGGTTAGGTCCAACCTACAGCACTTTAACAAGTAACGAAGCATTCACGGTAAACTTACTAAAGACTCCTGAGTAAAACAGCATTTGCTGTACCCTGTCAATATTCTTGACAAGGTAATTTCAGGTAATCACTAACGTTTAACCTTGTGTTTGTCTTCTCACGCCAAATAACCTGGCTAGACCTAGTTATAACGTAAGATACTTGCAAACTCTTGGTGGGGGGGTTATCCCCCGTCAAGACTCCCAACTCGTGTCTGGTTCCAACCCTCAGTATCACCTGCTATTTGCAGACTACAGCAGTTGGATCTGGGCTCCAACTGGGTGGGACCTATACAGAAGAAGTTATAGACTTGATGCTGTGCTGCAAGAGCTTGGAAAACATAAAGTGATGCGAAACGGGTTGGATAGGGATCATGGGGATGATCAAAGCTGCTCTGTGCTTTCACATACTCCCCAACGCAATCAGTTAGCAATTCCGGGAGAGCTAGGCCGCTGGCATAATACTTTGACCTCAGACTGATGAAATAAAATGGGTTCGCACCTTAGAAACCTGTTGGGTCTATATTTCAACACAGACCAGGGTGACGATAAGGACGCACACTGGCTAAATTTGTAACCGCAGTGGGGCCTTAGAAGCATTCTTCAAAAGGTCACCATGGCTCCATGACTTGGTGCGATATGTGCTCATGCATTATCCTGCAACTTACGTCTCGATATCTTCTTTGTCGAGCAGAAACGCAAGATGCCACTAACAACAAGAGAGTAATAGGTCTGCCGAATGTCAAAGGACCCAGTTGCTCGCGGAACTCACGTCTTATTGGACCGTCATCGGCTAAAGCCCGACTCCGAGATTGAGATGTTGGTAGACACCGAATGCTCTTTTGTTTAAGGCGGAGCATGACCTTAAATACCGGAGCCCCAGATGCGCCCTCCCAGCAGAAGACGGTTGCAAGACCCCATATAGTGGTGGAATAATGTCTCAAGGGAAAAGGATAGTAGCAAGCGCAATTTCATCGACGCTGAGGTACCAAACAGCCGATTCCAAAGCCGTTGATAAGATCTAGGAGCAGGCCAGGTCATGGTGAGCTGCAGAACCACTATGACTATCTATAAgctgtcttctggctcagtcatcccatcaagggccgggcttcaactataaagAAGAACACAATATCAACACTTCATAGCATCATAGCGGGAGAAGATCAATTATAGATCAACCGCACACGCGGGATTATAAGGGAAACCATTTCAAAGATTCTGTAGCTTGGAGAAAGTGGGGAGAGAGGCTGTGTCTTGGAAAGTAGGACAGTATGAGGACGCCAGCTCGCTATGATGACTATGCCTACCATAGGTCATGTCTGCCAGAGACTACTAAACTACCATAAATCATTGGACTACCATGGGCTATAGCTATGGACCATGACTAAACCACGACAGCTAAGCTATGAGGTGTTGTGGCTATCTTCtgagtcatcatcatcgctggTTCTGTCTCGTAGGACATCTTTTCTAGTTTGAACCAGCTAACTATGCTCTACTTTTCCACCCTCTAGTTTTATTTCCTCGCCCCAGTGAAGACATAGAACTTTACCGCCGAGCTAACGAGCTGGATCGCTGTCATTTCTCAGTGGATCGGCTCCTAACTGATCCGATAGATACACGCGGCTATTCCACTGATTGGGTATGCTTTTGCTTGGTTTCAGACCTTCCCATGGGAACGGTATAAGGTTTGTCTACTGAAGTAGTGACTTCGCTTTGTCGAATAAGTCTTGCATTTCACGGGTATCTCACTAGCACATGATTCCTATCAATGTTGATTCCAATCTACACGTTCAAGCAAGATATAACTATCGACCACGTGATCAAATCCGTCACAGGCTTTTCGCTGATTGGTATGGTTGTCACCATTGCGGGATACTCGGAAATGGCTTATGGTGACTGTGCCCCTGGGTCATTTACGCACAAGAAACGCGGCATCGGCTGTTGCATGCGAGGACAAGTCGACTTCTACTCTAAAAACGCCGTAGTTGCCCATAAGACTTGACAGCTCCCCAACCCCAGCTGCAAGCCCCCTGGGCCCTGGAAGCCAACCAACTTGCCGACTGTAAGCAAGGTTTTGACCACCTCCCTCGGAACAGGTCTATGGCTATGGGTGTTGTTATTGTTAGTAGATCAGCCGCTGGCTTACTCTTTCGCATTCACGATATGAAAGTTGTGCAAGGTTCTTTTTTCCCAGCGTCGAGTTTTTGTACCAAGGCCCTGGGAAcagctcatcttcatcgctcTACAAGCATCGCACATCTGATTTTTTTTGTATTGTAGGAGCTTTTGAACACCATGTCCGTGTATGTCTTTGCTGACCGCCATCTCAGCAGGTACTACTGGTAAGTTAGTGAATTGCAACCATATCGCCTGGCTCCGCCCATGGCGTGAGTGTGAACTGGGGACCTTGACCCTTGGAAACTGCTAGCCAGTCCATAGCATAGCCTTCCCTTTTCAACCTACTGGTGCCAAATCCATTCCAAGCGTGACATCCCCTAGAAAACCACAGTCCTCCTTGCCGTGGTCGGAGACAGTTACGGTTTAATCTACATTGCGAGCGTGTTGACCTTCAACTGGATCATCAATGAAGTGTGTATTGCATCAAATCCCTCACATGTTATTCGCTAGGCAAATTTCATTGCACTAGGCTACTACAAGCTACCAAGACTCGCCTCGTCTGTTCATGTTCATCTCTTCTGTACATAACAAACGCCGCCACATGCTCAATGGTCTCAAAATCGACTGGAACCTGCTCAGCGAGCTGATTAATACTTCGATATTGTAAGAAACCCCTTGAAACTGTATCTCTCTGACTGGGTTGCCTTGATCTGCCCTTTGGGTATGCTATGaggttaaattacttttCAATGCACCACGCGATTATTGATGGTGGTTTTTCTTCGCCAAGTATGTGAATTTTACGAGACGGCATGAAATCCCACTTCTCCAGCCTGGTGCGTCTATCGAACCTCTTTCGGCATCTATGTTCGCCTCATCACCTTAGATTCCGAGGTATCAACTACTGGATCTCGGATCTCGGATCTCCTAACAGCCCACAAGCCAACCTCGCCATTGCATAGCGAAGAGTAATAACTTTGCTGATGATGTTGACCCAATCCATGGATCACTGTTTTACCGGAGCAAAAGCGACGCGATTCTTCCCATCTTTGGCATCTTCAAAACAGGCCATTACATATAACAGCAAATGACATAGTTAGGGCAAAGCCATATCCTCTGGTTTCGCAACGACGAACGGGGACCAAATATTTGTCCAGGGTAGCAACGAAGCCTGTGATTAGTCATGCACCACCTCGTGTCCGGAATAACAATTCCGCCGTGAGTTCTGCCCAACCCCACTTGAAACCCGAGAACCGTCAATTATCATTTTGTTTCCATCAATAACACTTGTTATAACGCAATGCCGGCGTCGTTCAGGCTCTCCTACTAGTTCCGCTATCAAAAATGGCAAAGACATAGTTAGCAGGCATGTCCGAGAACGATGAATCGCAAAGGCTTAGGGGCTGCCGTACAACGTACGACCCTCGAAGAATACCTCGGATACTGCCATGAACACCTCTTCAAATCCCTGCAAATCAGCGATGACTTACTTTTGACGAAATCCAGCGACAGCACGACAAGCGTCGACGCTAAGTACTACCCGTTCAAGCTACGGCCATGGGAGGACTTCCTCGGCTCGCAGCGGACACATTACGACGTCATCCGCGAGGTCCTCAACGGCACTCAGCTGTTACCATCTCTATCGTGCGTTGAGGAGACGTAGGAGGCGGCCGACGGCCCAAACGTCGCTAGCGAGGCAGACCTAAATCTGTTTGAGCGCCTGGCCCTGGAGAAACCAGCTTAGAAAGTGTACAAGGTCTTTGGCCCGCGGTGTCAATCCCATCTAATGACCCAAGGTCTCGAGTGCACAAATATCAGATTCACGAACCAATTACCCACCCTGCAAGAGCCGGATGGCAATGAGGACAGTGGGCGTGCTTCTCAAACAACCCAAAAGCGCCGAGGGGAGGCGAGGTTGGGATTTCCAGACAGGTGGTGTGGACGCCCAGATTGTGGGCGAACAGTAAGGCCCCCACAACGGCCGGGGACAGGATGACATTGCTTTCCCCATCGAGTACAAAGCAGCACACAAGATTGGCGTCCAAGTCTTCGAAGCAGCGCTGCAAAAGGAAGACTTATTTGACCAAGTACTCTCAAACGTATTAGGCCACAAGTTATCCACTGGTCATGACCGTGACAACGACCGGGGGGACGAAAAGGTCGCCAAAGCCTTGGCTCAGATCTTCCACTTCATGGTTTGCTGTCGAAGCACCTTCGGGTATCTCACTAGGGGCCATTCCCTAATCTTTCTACGGATTGATGAAGATGCTCAGGTGCTGTATCATCACATGGTGCAGCCAGACAAGGATGTCGACGGCCAGGCCACAGATCTATTCTTCACAGGAGTTACGCAGCTGTCGGCTTTTTGTTTGAAGAGCTTCCTAGAGCCTAGAAAGACCAAAGAGTGGCTTCTGCGGGAGCAGGCCAGTCTTCAAACGTGGCCCAACCCGTATCCTGAAATGCGTGAGCCGACCGCAGAGGgtccgccatcatcacctaAAGCACCATCAACTGTACCATATAttgcatcatctccatctgCCAAAAACGAACCCTCTCAGTCCCCGCCCGTTCGGCTTACTAGGTCATCACGCAAGGATATAGAGCTCGTGGGGGTAGGGAGTGGCCCCGGCGACACCGATAGTGATGAGGACCACCACAGTGACGACGCAGGCATCCAGCCATCAATGCCAGAGGCAGTCAGTGGTTCGAAAAAACGAAAGAAAGGGATCTCGGATAGTGAACATTTTGCGAGCACTGACGGGTCTTCGTTCAAGCTTGACGCTCAGCAGTACTGCACGCAAGCCTGCCTCTGGGGCCTCATAAGGCGGGATCTACTCGACGAAAAGTGTCCCAATGTGGCTCTCCATCGTTCTCCAGAAGGGGGCTCTCGCCACCATATCGACATCCGCGAGTTTATACAGCTTTTGAACGCTCAGATAGGCGAGGCATGTTATCGTTACCGCTACTGCCAGCCTATGGATGGCAAGTATGGGGCAAGGGGACAGCTCTTCAAGCTGTCATTGCGGAAACACGGTTACACATTTGTTGGCAAGGGAACCTTTGCCGCTGCCCTGCCGAGCATTAAACACGAGTCGGAGGTCTACTCGAGACTGAACTCGGTACAAGGGCACGTCGTTCCTGTTTACCTCGGAAGCGCCGACCTTCAGACACCTTGCCCGCTCCCGATGGCTTTTATTGTCCATATGCTGCTGTTATCATGGGGAGGGGATCGAATGCCCGAGGGGCCTTGCGCCGAGGAACAACAAGAGTCATTGAAGAGGCTTCTTCTTATACATGGTGTCTCTCACAACGACATGCGGAATCGAAACATGCTTTGGAATGAGGAGTGTGGGGCGGTTATGCTTATTGACTTTTACTGTGGCACGATGCAGCTGCCGGCCAAGCACAAGCAGATATCAAGGCTGTCTGGTAAAAGGAAAAGACGAGCGAGCGACACTGGGGTTTCCAGGCACAAGGCAATTCCCTCCTCGAGGCTTTACTATTAGAGACAGTAGAAAGCGAGGATCTAGGAAGAAGGCAGCAAAAAGAGTGGGAAGGGGGATGGGGAAGAAGGGAGTTATACTTGCATAATATTTTTTGTGATGGGCGTAGGTATTTTCTGCATAACTTTGATGGAAGAGCAACCAGTGATTCGCAACACCCACACGTCGCTGACAAGCACATCGTCCGGAGGgaaatagtaattaattgaAATACCGTTCTAAGGGTGCTTAGGCGAAGTTATGCATGCTGGGTTTTGATGCCGCCAGTTACCGACAACTGTCTCTTCGCTGTTGTGgtcgatggcctcttctaAAGACACCAATGATGGAAAGGATAAGTGAAAAGAGATAAGGATGATAACAGTGTATCAATAGCTATGTCCTATGCTATTGAGGCCGGTCGTCCATGATCTCAAGAATCCTCTTCCATCAACCACGAAATACAGTATCTCCCTATTTGCGTACAATTCGAAAGACTTGGAAAAGCTGATAAGGACCGTCAATAGATGAAGACTCCCCGAAACTGATGTCCTGATAGACAACCATATCAAGCTACATCTTCGAGTTCATCACATTGCCGGTCGCCAATGAACAAGGCGTAGTCGGCCGTATTGGACGAAGAGGTGAGACTATCGAACATCTTTGGCAGGTATGGCGCGTCGGTCTTAGCGTTTCGTATTGCAATACACCAAGTCAGAACAACGGACGCGAAAGTTGCGGAACAAGGTcgtatatattaaaaatcgCGAATTATGGTTAAGTGAGGGCATTGCCTACTTCCCTATCCATTGCACAGGGATATAACGACACCAGGTAATATATGTCTTGTCAGGCAGTCAGGGGCCGATAGTATGGAACCCTATTCGATTCTTCTCGCTCATCGGCTGCTCTTCAGCCGCGTCGAGAAAGTGCATCAGCTGTCGCGGTCAGTGGAGGTGTTTCAAGGCGGTGGCTGATCATCTATCCTCTATTCTCATAACTAAATTGTGGCAATATGAGGCTTCTAAGCTCTCAACTTCACATTTTCCCTCGCCTCCACTTCCACCATTCAgactcctcttcatcatctggcTTTTCCCACACTGGACGAATTACTCATGGCCGGCAACGGTGCCCTGGGCTCTGATCAAGGGAACGTCCCAAACATGGGCCCGACtgcccctcttcctctccctcttctaCTGAATGCATGCCGCTACCGGCGCTCTGAAAGACAACAGAGATGCCTGTTATAAAGCTCATTGAGGCCATTGAAGAAGGACCCAAAGTCAGGTCTGCGGGAGGACGGCCTCAAGCCGAATTGGATGACACTTGGCCTTTTCTGTACATTTAACTCACCCTGGATTCCTTGACAACTTGACTAATACTGCTTCGGTTTGTCATTTCCATGATGATCCAGCATGTAATTTAATATCATACACTTTCAACGGTAGACATTAGTGACTTAATAGTCTTCCCAATCTTGCCCACATTTTCGTCTCGCAACTGCGCAGCTGCTTCATAAGATAGTCGGTAGAGATGAAATGCACTCGAGAACGGCAAATGATGGTCTGTCCACCCAGTGGCCATCCTTAACTTTTTCGAGCTTGTCCACTGTGGAAAACCAATCGCCATTGCCAGCGAAGCATCCTCATCGGTTGCAACATCTTTGAGGTTTACATACTTGACTCCACCTGCGATGCCGTACTCTTTGATGATTGCGTTGATAATTTGCTCGGCCGTTTCATAACGCTCGGATGAGATATTGAATACCTCACCCTCGACGGTTTGTCGAGGTGCAGAAGCGATGGCAACATATGCCTCAGCGCAGTCGTCGATGTGCAGTGAATGGCATATCCAACTGGGCTGTGTTGGCGCGATAAGAGTCCGGTCTCGTGGGTTCTCGGCCGACGCTGCCCTAGAGCCAGCTCGAAAGCAGACACTGTAATAGCTTGACGCTCGGCCATAGACATTGGTCGGTCGGACAAGAACAGCCGCAAAAGCGTTGGTGTTCTCGAAGATTCTTGGTGCATGTTGCACTCGAGGAGCAGCAAAGAGGGGTGGACGAAGCTCCGACAATTCGTCATGTGGTGTCACGCCGGGGTCATCAGAAAGATGAGATCCAACGCCATAATCTTTACTTCCTGCGGTAAAGATCACCAATGGCCGTACACCATTCGCCGTGCTGGATATTGACAGAGTCTGAAGGAGGCTAACTATGTTTTGGAAGTGCGGCACGTAGTCCAATGTGTTCTCCGTGGTAGAAACGATTACATCCAACGTCGA is a genomic window containing:
- a CDS encoding Epimerase domain-containing protein translates to MGAKTVLVTGANGYIGKAVACAFVRAGWVTYGLIRSVQSSISLTAEEIIPIIGSIDDVVSHKVIEALLPSTLDVIVSTTENTLDYVPHFQNIVSLLQTLSISSTANGVRPLVIFTAGSKDYGVGSHLSDDPGVTPHDELSELRPPLFAAPRVQHAPRIFENTNAFAAVLVRPTNVYGRASSYYSVCFRAGSRAASAENPRDRTLIAPTQPSWICHSLHIDDCAEAYVAIASAPRQTVEGEVFNISSERYETAEQIINAIIKEYGIAGGVKYVNLKDVATDEDASLAMAIGFPQWTSSKKLRMATGWTDHHLPFSSAFHLYRLSYEAAAQLRDENVGKIGKTIKSLMSTVESV